Genomic window (Danio rerio strain Tuebingen ecotype United States chromosome 24, GRCz12tu, whole genome shotgun sequence):
AGGCTTAAAGGCGCTGTACAAAAAAACGCTACCTGGTGCTCAGAGTTATAAAACAGAaacttataaaaggtataataaaaaatctgataattgttttgaactgaaactttacagacacaatctggagacacaaaagactcatatTTATTCTGAAAAAGGGGTAACCAAGGTGCTTTTTAAATCAGTCTGACATCCAATTGCCAGTAGATGACAGAGCAACCTTGTCTTAATGAGTGccttttaaaatattcattgaaATGATTTCCTCAAGGTGTCTGGTTCATTTAGCAAGGATCATTGAAGCATGGACTAAAAATGATAGCATTGCTCTGAGACACAAATGTTCTGCTCTGGCTTTATTTGAAGCTGTTTTTAAACGCAAAACGGGCTACATTCTGTCTGAAATGTAACTCCATAGTAGCAACAGgtctttaaaaagtaataatgtcTTAAAGTTTGCTTTATAAAAGGGCTTTAAGTCTTAAACCCTTGACTTCATATTTAATGGCCTGAAATATTTTGTTCATGTTACTACAAAAATGTCTTCATTGTGGCAGACTCAATAACTCTACAATTATTGAACAGGCAAACAGTTTTCCCCACCCCACTGGTTATTACATTATCGGAGAGAACTCGGGTAGCAGGTTGAACCAGAGGTGATTAAtgaatattgaaaatatatattttactctgCTCATACCAGAGCACCAAAAACATGTCATGGAATTTTTACTGTCAAAAATCTCAATGATCATGCGTGAGTGATAGCTGCTAGTTGATTTGCAAGGTAAAACTTAAAATAAGTGCAGAATTCTGTGTCTGACTTAAACTCTGCTTGCCATGATCCTATAAAATGACTAAATCACACTAAGTTTAATTTTGATTTTAGAAAATGAGCAAATTGTAATAAGTTgatgttaaataaaaagtgtatgtgtaCGACTGTATTTGACTTGTTTTGATATTAAAACTTGGCTAAGAAATATATAATTTTGGTTGGGCCAGAGAAAATTTTGATAAGTCAAGTAAAAGCCTGACACCCTGAACTTTCTGGTAACTTCATATTTGCTGAACTATTGCAGTATTCTGATTTATTCTTTACCCTTTATGTAATTCAGTTGTAATTGCTTCAGAGATCCAGTGTGCATTTCatgattctttctttttttctttcttttagacATGTCTCATTTGTGGATTGCCCAGGTCACGACATCTTGATGGCCACCATGTTAAACGGTGCTGCTGTAATGGATGCTGCGCTGCTCCTAATCGGTGGGTATTTACCTTGCAGCATGTAGGGTACTTTTGAAGTTAAGCCAAAGTGTTATTGTTGTACAAGTGGCTAATGATaatcatttttttctctcttcagcTGGCAATGAATCATGTCCTCAGCCTCAGACGTCAGAGCATTTGGCTGCCATTGAGATCATGAAGCTCAAGCACATACTGATTCTGCAGAATAAAATCGACTTGGTGAAAGAGAGTCAGGCCAAAGAGCAGTATGAACAGATCCTGGCGTTTGTGCAGGGTAAGAGTTTTAGCTCAATGTTTTATTTGACATATAGATTTACTGGTATGGTTACGGGAAACCATAATGGTATTACTGCATAGAGGTTTAAAGGGAgatagttttctttaaaaaagtaaattctgtcatcgtttaatAATcctcttaattgttttaaacctggttaagtttcttttttctgtgattttttcCCCCCTACAATAGAAGTTAATGTCTTCCACTTTCCAgccttttttaatgtttaacagaataaaataaactcaatttagaaccacttgagggtttgaaaaaagtgagtaagttttcatttttaggtgaattatgcCTTTAATTGGTGTACAATCACAGTACCTTTGGAGTTTGAGTCCATaagcttgataaaaaaaaaatatggtcaAAAGCACTTGATTTATTTGAAACATATGCCTTTTTTAGCAACataaatgccaaaaaataaagaaaaaaatcatataaactgTATAAATGAAGGGTGGtgccagctccaagtgggtgggcTTTCAAGCTCCAAGTAGGCTGTACAAACCTGtagtttatgtttttgtttaatgGCATTTTATTTAATGAGTCCAATATTatgctttatgaatgtctacacctaccccaaccctaaacccaacctcacagtaacatgatgtattttattaatatctacttcacctacaccacctaaacccaacctacttgtggttTAAGTCCTTTTCACaagacatgggccggtataagattctgacggtatgatatccttggataaaaatatcacagtttcacggtattaTGATTTCTGCTCTGAAatgcttctttttaaatgtctgggtaaaaaaaaacttttttcccttttaaacacattttattttaagaaacatttaaaatattttggaagagtAAACGTGTTAGgctgaatgaattattgacttctgtcttcatttgtttaaaaaacagttttattttacaatttaaaacagcatcttcagatgtcttttttctgctgaagaaactgcaaaaaaacaacaaaaaacaaaaaatgtcaataaaaaattGTTACACATACATTAGGGATGGTATTGCAGAATTTTtttacggttttaaaaccttgaattttccaaactgtggttacttggaggtcacccaacctacCTGAGGTGTAATCCCTACCACTTGGAGGTCTCCGGGCTGCAGTGTTACCTGCTTAaaatttagaaccacttgagggtgaaaaGATGGTGAATTATCAATGGTCAAAAGGGCTTGATTTATAGTAACATAAATGACTTTCTGTCACTTTTGATACGTTTTATTCAGTTCTTCTAAATAGTCTTTAAAAATGTTCAACTGTAGTACAGTGCTGTCAACACAGAACTATTTCTGTGTTCTTTTGCAGAGAACTaataatgcatttatatataGTTAGCAATGCACAGTTTTGTTTGTGGATTTTgtgtttattagatatttttaattCTAAATGTGTATTTCAAAGTTTTGAtgctaaattgtattttttttatgtttacatgccattgtattttttaatacttATGAAGTTTCAGCTACTTTTAGCTGCTTTTTCCGCTTTTAGtgataaaatactgtttttgttGTCTTTAGTAGGTTCTTACATGTTTTATTCCAaagtgtagtaataataataataataaaaaaaatcaagctttTGGCTTAATATAGTCATTTCTATTACCTTGTTTTTAGCTTATGTGTCCTCTaaggcagtggtcctcaacctttttatcaccgcggaCTGGTCAACGCTTTGTGGGTGGCTAGGTGACCATCAACGTTTTCTAAGAggaacaagctgacaaaacatgtGTCACTcgtacaagttttatttatggagaaaattgttctgtgtttgtctgagataattagtctaccgaaatgtgtatattttatataaaacatgaaACTGATTaatcagttcttgtcatgtgacccGCAGTGCGCTTGCACATTCATTCAACTTGATGGGTCAGGAAGGCGCGAGCGCATCACGCCGTGTGCTTcctttggaaataacaaactccTCAAAATACACGATatgtcatttgcgatctccagcattTGACTATCTTGCACAGACAtgttggattcacctgatttgttgacgcatgggttgcggatctattccttggcagttcgtgggtccttcactgggcattttccccttagcaaagaaactttccaaaaagatgtctgtttcttactcattttgctgcttgtgggttaaatttgggtgctcaAGTGACAGAGACCTAAGTGAGAGAAtgcggtcatttttcaaaataaaataccaGTCTGCGGCTcagtggttgagaaccactgctctaaagtaCAGTTTAAACTAttgtacaattattttaaaacatttattttagaatgaaaacatttCTCGTCCAAGCTGCTGTTTTTACTGCCTTACAGAAGATGATCTCAGTGCACACTATACAGCCTACAATACATGATGTGTTACTTGATGCCTAATGGACATGCAGATGTTTTGCTGGCATCCATACTTGCTGTGTAGCGTTAAAGGTTATATGAAAAGGGCTTGATGAATCAGGGATCAATATGCAATAGTCCAGAACACCAATCAGAGAACTATTTTGGAAAGCCATGGCTTTTGAGGggaagttggttttattttcgcacattcattcatttttgaacagtgacaacttgtgacacgcttcctatattgtttactagGCTACTTTAAATATTCTGTCGAAAATTGCttgtaaatatgacttcaaaaaaaggactgtttaattgactgttaacaaagttgtactttgatagtcattgcctgctaatatgattttcctatttagcAATGCAAAGaatgcttttctgaaattatattatcaaGGAGAATGCCTGAATGTGCTAATATAAAAGCCCAATGCTGTGCCTCTGGTTGCAAAACCAGCATTTAAGTCTATCTATACTGAGACAAAATGCcagcattttcaaactaaaacattgTGTTGAGAGTTTTCAAAGCAATGCTGTGTGAATGCAATGaacaacctttaaaaaaaacttgttttagggtgttttcacacctagaTGTTTATTTCGAATCCTGGTGCATTTGCCCCCCTCAGTTCATTTGGGCATGTGAACACTGCAATTGCGCTCTGTTTACTCGCATGTGACTAGTTTGaactattttggtccatttagaaactttgctcaATGAAAATGAACCACAACAAGAACAAAACATAGCATAGTAGTAATTTTAATCTGTTTCGAAACAAAATGATTAATCTATTTACCCTATTCTTCAATAccgaagtgcgctcgtttttgctatttgttttagaacttccgattcatttgcctatgggagaaatgactaggaataaaaaacagcaaaaaacggtcaaatTTCTTGCTCAACAACAAGTGTGTGCATGACAATACagaaaaagcagaataatataataagaaaatgttaGTTTGCAACATTAGGCAGCGCAaagagctgtttttaacgtctaaaaatgaatagaacTGAATAAGACCGAAAGTCTCAAGCCGAAAAGATTCAAAAGGCTGCGCCCATTTGTAcacgaagaataaggtcaataggtatgaaacaaaaaaaacagtgtaAAGGGCAGCTGATTTGCTTTTCTGGGTTATACAAACTTCTAAAGCATTCCAAAATGAGGTGATTTCTTTCTCGTTCATCTTCCTACAGGTACAGTAGCAGAGGGAGCTCCAATTATCCCGATCTCAGCCCAGCTCAAGTACAACATCGAAGTTGTTTGCGAGTACATTGTAAATAAGATCCCCGTGCCTGTCCGCGACTTCACCTCTGAGCCTCGACTTATTGGTATGAGACTGCTTTCATTTGAATGGCACTGAAGAGGGCTTATTATAAAAGTTTAGATGAATGATTGTGTTTTCCCCACAGTAATCAGGTCGTTTGATGTCAATAAGCCTGGCTGTGAAGTAGATGATCTGAAAGGTGGTGTAGCTGGAGGAAGTATCCTCAAAGGTGTCCTGAAGGTATAACTCTGACTAGTTTGAGGCAGTAAAAGCTCCATTTCTGTTCCACAATAACTGAACAGGTTTATTGTCAGGCCAGCCTTCTGCTCTACTGTTCCTCTTTTAATGTTGTTTTCCTCTGTATTTATTTTGGTTCAAGGTCGGACAGGAGCTTGAGGTCAGACCAGGTATCGTTTCAAAGGACCATGAAGGGAAATTAATGTGCAAACCCATCTTCTCCAAAATCGTCTCACTTTTTGCCGAACACAATGACCTTCAGTATGCTGCTCCTGGTGGCCTTATTGGTATGCAAACTTTAATGTTGCTGGAATTATGTAATTGTGCTTGTAAAGAGAGTTCCCTTTTTCCACATCATATTAACATGTTCTCAGTGATTCCATTACAAATGACTAAATTAACCTGAAAGTATCTCTATTGTGACCGCTTACGTTCAGATTTTAGGTTTAACACTGAACCTTATGCGATCTTGCAGGATGAATCTCCTACAAAATTAGCTTTTGCAAAAAatatgtaatgattaattgacttatgttataaagttaatttaaaatgaaagtatatcactttctttatttgttacaggctcacacacacacacacacaactgtatTGCACACATGCTCCTGGAGTAATTAGAGAGGCCAGTTGTAGGCAGTACTTTTAGTGCTGCAAGAATATTAAGTCTTATTGTACGGAgcatttttatcattatattgCAAATGATAGGATATCCCTTTGTTGGAGCTGACTTCAacaatgcttttttgttgttgttggccATACATCCACTATGAAACTCCTGTATCCAGATCTTCTCTTgagtgcaagttttttttttttttttttgtcatccgCCATTTAACTAATCTAATTTAtgttcaatattatatttttatccaaaatTATTCAGCATAAAATAAGCTAAAAGATGGGTACTAGAACACAAGCATAAGCAGTTTATCCTTACAACTTAAAGTTAtcatgaaattaattaaaataattgtccCATTTTTTTCTCCAGTGGGGTGTATGCGCGGGGACTTAATTTTCAGTAAAGGCTGGTTCATACTTTTGCCTTGAGCACACGTGTATGGTCCAGCACATCTTTTGTAAGGTCACAAACCCCTCACCGTGGCTGATGCTAACCtctcaaaaaaaatgtaactacatgtcgcaacaacgACTGATTGGTCTGTTTGGTAGCGTTGAAGAGTGTGCGCGGTGCTGAGAGCCGCAGTTGAGCAGCGAGTGTTTACAAATGTTAAGTCCTGTGCAGGAGCTCcatattgaaacttttgttttgtgtttaccttatgattaaagttgttgcacgtccgccagttccctCCTCTAAATAAGCGAGATGTAGCTACTGGTATATTAAGGTAGCATTCTGGGGAGAAAAAGAAACTCgaaacagaggaacataaaattCCCAATGCCATCAAGAGTTctagaagtgttattgcagagcaacacaaacagcatgcagaggTGCTGTGGATCACAGCGATCACTCAACACAGACGTATGAACCAGCCTTAAGCCAGCTCAAACATTTCCGGTGAACTGTCattccattataaaattgcaCAATTAAGATCTGGTTTCtataaaaatcaatgatcttcactgcctggttgAGATGCGAtttatgaagtgggtctcagaccagataaaaagcactgcattaaattccattgtaAACGccaaaactttaaaatataataaacacagtgacagaatttttaacagattttttgcaCTCACTTGCTGCTCCTGAAGGCACTTTCGTTTAAACAATCTTTCATCtccttttacacttgaacaacgaAATTAATGCTTAAGTCTATAAAATGgactattttttaattaaattacatcatCAATGCtataaaaggaaccttataaaattgGAAGTTTATCTGTGACTGAAAAACACTTGCTGTGCATATAGCTTATTTTTGATATTATCAGAGTCACTGTGTAATGTTCTCTGTTCTCAGACACCAGATGATTTAAAGCTTAAAACTAATAGCTTCATGGGGATCTGTTGTTTTAATTCAAGAGTATCTTTAATTTGTACATTTGCgccatttattcagttttttatgcaaaataatgAAGTACATGATTGATTTAGTATTTGCCATGCACGTTGGGTTGCAGGTGTTGGCACCAAGATTGACCCTACACTGTGCAGAGCGGATCGAATGGTGGGTCAGGTCCTCGGTGCAGTGGGGGCTCTTCCTGAGATCTTTACAGAGCTGGAGATCTCCTACTTCCTCTTGAGAAGACTGCTAGGTGTGCGCACTGAAGGGGACAAGAAAGCAGCCAAGGTTATTATctccattttttgttgttgttgttgttgttacacaAAATCCTAcattataaattacatttttataaacatcAGGAGCATGATGCAAATTGAGAAACAGGATTGTTTTAAAACACGATTTTGCATACGAAAAGACCTTATGAAAAATGAAACTGTCAGGTCAAAgttggatgatgatgatgatgatgatttattttttttatatttctttacttAAACAGGAAATCACACTGAGATATTACTCTCTCTTCTTTCAGTGAGTCCTGGATAAAATTATCAGCATTAtatctattatattatatctatTTGAGAATTTATACTGATAAAGAAAACACAGTCTTAGCATTTTTcctctatttattattttaacagcTCACATAGCAGAGATGAGTGTCTCTGTGTGTATAAGTGATGTTTTTCATATGTAGTAAAGAAAACGCTAGTAGACATGCTGGTTTCATCATTTATGCATCAATACATGAGGATGGTTCACTATTCTTTTATAACGAGCTGTTCTGagatttgcttttcatttgtgATTAAACTACAGTTAAATAGAGGGGTGCACAAATAACGTCCAAAGCCAGAAGATTGAACCGCCATAGGAAAATCTTGCTGGAATcttgcttattcattcatttacttttcaacttagtccctttattaatctggggttgccacagcggaaagaaccgctaacttatccagcatatgttttatgcagcggatgcccttcaggctacaacccatcactgggaaacacccatacacactcattcacacacatacactacagacaattatagctaacccaattcacctgtaccgcatgtctttggacttgtgggggaaaccggagcacccggaggaaacccacacgaacacggggagaacatgtattCATGCAGTATAATATAATGGCATTCTGTCCCTCAGAAAAACTTGAGCACATCTTGGCTTCAAAACTTAACAACAAACTCGGATGTGGTTTGCATATTTTTTGTTGGGCACCCCGTTTCAGAACTTTTCCGTAGATTTGCATCTTTTAGCAAATTTCATTATTCTACAGTGCTGTTggatgcttgattctgattggatgATGAACATGTTAAGGCATGCTGTTATATATGGTTAAAGCAGTTCTTAACAAATCCTAACTGCATGACACTTccatataacaaaacaaaacagaagggTTTAAGATCACAGAGGAGATGTTTTAGgtcaaaaacctgacaaatgccTTGAAATACAGCACCTGAACTATGGCCGCATGTTattgaaaaaatctaacattgcagtattttgttttgctgcgatataaatataatttcaactGGTTGATTTGAATGGCTCTATTtaaaaagatttcattaatttagattgactgggatgatgaagtcttttttttatgcagtgcatcagcataattatttaataaattataagcaCATATTAATACGACAGCAAAAATAAGTAATTGTTTTCTGGGCAGTGTTCAAGTGAAGAAATTGAACAGTCaattgtaaaataacatggtcgtcgtaatatttaaaaatatctgtatattttaatctttaataaaaagctaatcatgtgatgtgactattgacgataaacacattgcgatatcaatccTCAAGCAACACATTGTTCAGCCCTAATCTAAACAATGTCTTGAGGTGTGGTAAAAGTAGTTTAGGCAGAAGTTAGTTGACCTCTTGCTGTTCGGTTATTAGATAATGTATACCCAAGGTGCCATTACTTTTTGGTTGTGTGTTATATTTCTAATAGCTTATTTGTGTGATATTCTATGATATGGGAAGAAATATAGTGTAGATTTTATACAATAGATTATTTacttcataattaaacatttttttcgtGGATATGCAGGGTTCCCAAGGGTCATGGAATTTTTTGGAATCTTATAGACATTAAAAGTCATGGATCATAAGAGATTTTTGACTTCAAATTTTAGTTTCCATTCATCAAAATGTAGTTTTTCTATACTGTATCATGTAGTTTCAATATTTCTCTATTTCCTACTTTGACCTATTGTAAAGGTTAGGCTGTTTTTGACTATAAGCACCATTTTTTTACCTTTCCTTCTCGTCAGCTGTCAGTCACTAATGGCCCGTTTTCACTGAGTGAAACTGTACAGTACGGTACCggtcggtatgggtcacctttatcaggcttgcgtttccactgccaaaagggtactaaAAGTTTCAGACAACATCTTTTTTACTCAAGAAAATTCCGTCatggtcattcacatatcatatgagaaagcacttctcacaaaacagatgctggtttcaaaaacaacatgcaacaagcCCAATcggtttgttgtaaaaaaaaataaatgaatgaaaagagaagagagagaacccagtccaggagactcgaaacaagcagaattcctttattgagacgtgttggttaatctgcagtcatacagcgtctttaagatgtccgtgtctgcaagagcctactagaggtccgcagtctgcaagttctttcactagtctctcacaagtctcacacaagtctgaattagtctgaattaagacaaagatttcatggctatattgtgttcttaggaggaggggatatagctaaacaaaggatgcaaattaagggttgtggtcggcagggtaaactgcttctcaggtctaatctcatcaagttctggagacagaaaccgcctgaccatttgatcgaaaagagaaaacaatagacaccccatgctgtgaaactgacaatttgcattactttggcttagcctgttgTCAGAAAGATAAAGgttaatgtccctcctagctggaatgttaatgaaattatataattaaaaaccagagaatataactttttagttatacgtagattattgttaatttgaaattagatgatataaatttatatttccacaggtTCAAActtctcatctgtgtctttaatcttcaccagcattTGTAACCTTATGTTATAAAGTAATTTCGTCATTCTgagtttataatagtccaaaaggcgatgatagaCACAgcattttgttcatgttttaggttgcagaaAGCATGATTTGCTGCTGGTTTtccttctcctttgttttttcgcgcttcacttTCGCGTTTGTccctttctgaaaggatcggatgtcagaagcacttcaataatcacgcgcacgttattaatatgagctcaaagtttttcaaatatagacgcgtgGCGAGCTCTctagagaaagtgaaaccgctcgacCTTTTAAcaggctcgtaaaacaacaacaggacaaagtagattttgttctttttggctttgtggctgtacatcaagacaacgaTGTTTGTTTGAGCTCTGGTCGaccatggcggttcctttgttttcattctcttgcTTATGTGAGTCAAGACATCAACTGAGGCACACATACCAGAGAAATGACCATTTCAAGAGATTTGCATTTTCCTctcaagtttatttatttgaacttGCATAAAGAATGTGTTTGAGGCTAATTCTATGTCATTTGTGCCGTCCAGAGGAAATTCGCTTACATTTGTGTATATGCGATGACTGTTTGACTTTGTATGTAGTCTTCCTGCATTATAATTTCTTTTCAAAATCAGAGGTAAATTACCCATTGCTTCTCTTATTACGgctattaaattaatgaaaaatgtcATTCAAGCCTGAACTATTTTAAAATTATGCAAAGAACAACCatattttttgatttattaatggtaattCTAATTCAGCTTTTTTGACATGAATGAAAGTCAGGGAAAAGTTTATATTTGGCTAAGAGTGGGAGCTGTGTAGTCAGTTTTTAATGTACCCTTGCACTTTTTTTTGAAAGCGGTTACAGTTTTCTTTGATTTGATTTGGCCCACAGGTTCAGAAGCTGTCGAAGAATGAGGTGCTGATGGTAAACATTGGCTCGCTGTCAACAGGAGGCCGTGTGAGTGCAGTCAAAGCTGATCTGGCTAAGATTGTGCTCACAAACCCTGTTTGCACAGAGGTGGGGGAGAAGATCGCCTTGAGTCGCAGAGTGGAGAAACATTGGCGGTGAGcaaagattcattcaaaataagTTCATGATCCATCGAGCAAGTttacatgcacaccaatcagCTGCTAATCCACAAAAATCACTATTGAAATGATCTGTTGTTTAGATTTACTTGGCAATGGGCTTGCAAGACtt
Coding sequences:
- the eif2s3 gene encoding eukaryotic translation initiation factor 2 subunit 3 isoform X1, yielding MAGDESGTTLGQPHLYKQDLSTLDVSKLTPLSQEIISRQATINIGTIGHVAHGKSTVVKAISGVHTVRFKNELERNITIKLGYANAKVYKLDDPSCPRPECYRSCGSSTPDEFPTDIPGTKGNFKLVRHVSFVDCPGHDILMATMLNGAAVMDAALLLIAGNESCPQPQTSEHLAAIEIMKLKHILILQNKIDLVKESQAKEQYEQILAFVQGTVAEGAPIIPISAQLKYNIEVVCEYIVNKIPVPVRDFTSEPRLIVIRSFDVNKPGCEVDDLKGGVAGGSILKGVLKVGQELEVRPGIVSKDHEGKLMCKPIFSKIVSLFAEHNDLQYAAPGGLIGVGTKIDPTLCRADRMVGQVLGAVGALPEIFTELEISYFLLRRLLGVRTEGDKKAAKVQKLSKNEVLMVNIGSLSTGGRVSAVKADLAKIVLTNPVCTEVGEKIALSRRVEKHWRLIGWGQIRRGVTITPTVDDD